Proteins encoded in a region of the Coregonus clupeaformis isolate EN_2021a chromosome 9, ASM2061545v1, whole genome shotgun sequence genome:
- the LOC121574055 gene encoding RING finger protein 145: MAVKDKLEAVLNVGLRVPSIMLLEVLYRWDVSSFFQKIQRSSLNNNPLFQYKYLALYLHYVGYILSLVLLTLPRQHLVKLYLYVLTALLLFAGHQVSRDYVRSELDSGYDGPLYLEALSMNRFSTALIGQLVVCTLCSCVMQTKRIWLFSAHLLPLVARLCLVPLDTIVFINRFAMIFTGLEVIYFLASNLLVPYNLAKTAYRELVQVVEVYGLLALGMSLWNQLVLPVLFMCFWLVLFALQIYTYFSSRDQPTSRERLLFLFLTSIAECCSTPYSLLGLVFTVSFVALGVLTLCKFYLQGYRAFMNDNTMHRGMTEGITLLILAVQTGLIELQVIHRAFLLSIILFIVVASILQSMLEIADPIVLALGASRDKSLWKHFRAVSLCLFLLVFPAYMAYMICQFFHMDFWLLIIISSSILTSLQVLGTLLIYIIFMVEEFRKEPVENMDDVIYYVNGTYRLLEFLVALVVVAYGVSETVFGEWTVMGSTIIFIHSYYNVWLRAQLGWQSFLLRRDAVNKIKSLPTASDLQLEQYNDICAICYQDMKSAVITPCSHFFHAGCLKKWLYVQETCPLCHKQLKSQSQPANATAAPAQDILPANPNPAEAGQGEPVASAAEGNKPVIQNGAPVEGSQASPSSSPANPDPDPEGQAEERAPCPQQTDTVDRVYLDGQVAGPSQGSGESYLRHRQPQQSAASPEATSSTACAAELQSQLQSELQQSASPCCL, translated from the exons ATGGCGGTGAAGGACAAGCTGGAGGCGGTGCTGAACGTGGGTCTGCGGGTCCCCAGCATCATGCTGCTGGAGGTACTTTACCGCTGGGACGTCAGCTCTTTCTTCCAGAAGATCCAGAGAAGCAGTCTCAACAACAACCCCCTCTTTCAGTACAAGTACCTGGCTCTCTACCTGCACTATGTTG GTTACATCCTCAGCCTGGTGCTCCTGACTCTGCCTCGTCAGCACCTGGTGAAGCTCTACCTGTACGTGCTCACTGCCCTGCTGCTCTTCGCTGGACACCAGGTCTCcag GGATTATGTCCGCAGTGAGCTGGACTCCGGATACGATGGACCGCTCTACCTGGAGGCGCTGTCCATGAACCGATTCTCCACTGCCCTCATAG GTCAGCTGGTGGTGTGCACCCTGTGCTCATGTGTTATGCAGACCAAGAGGATCTGGCTGTTCTCTGCTCACCTGCTCCCCCTGGTGGCGCGCCTCTGCCTGGTCCCCCTGGACACCATCGTGTTCATTAACCGCTTCGCCATGATATTCACGGGCCTCGAGGTCATCTACTTCCTGGCCTCCAACCTGCTGGTGCCCTACAACCTGGccaagaccgcctacagggagctGGTGCAG GTGGTGGAGGTGTATGGGCTGCTGGCTCTGGGGATGTCCCTGTGGAACCAGCTGGTTCTGCCTGTCCTCTTCATGTGCTTCTGGCTGGTGCTGTTTGCCCTGCAGATCTACACCTACTTCAGCAGCCGCGACCAGCCCACCTCCAGAGAGAGGttactcttcctcttcctcaccag TATTGCAGAGTGCTGCAGCACTCCCTACTCCCTGCTGGGCCTGGTCTTCACTGTGTCCTTTGTGGCGCTGGGCGTCCTCACCCTCTGCAAGTTCTACCTGCAGGGCTACCGGGCCTTCATGAATGACAACACCATGCATCG GGGAATGACGGAGGGCATCACGCTATTGATCCTGGCTGTGCAGACGGGTTTGATTGAGCTACAGGTCATCCATCGAGCCTTCCTCCTCAGCATCATCCTCTTCATCGTGGTGGCCTCCATCCTACAGTCCATGCTGGAGATAGCTGACCCCATCGTGCTGGCTCTGGGGGCCTCACGGGACAA GAGCCTGTGGAAGCACTTCCGGGCCGTGAGCCTGTGCCTGTTCCTGCTGGTCTTCCCAGCCTACATGGCCTACATGATCTGCCAGTTCTTCCACATGGACTTCTGGCTGCTCATCATCATCTCCTCCAGCATCCTCACCTCACTGCAG GTGCTGGGCACCCTGCTCATCTACATCATCTTTATGGTGGAGGAGTTCCGTAAGGAGCCCGTGGAGAACATGGACGACGTCATCTACTACGTGAACGGGACCTACCGGCTGCTGGAGTTCCTGGTGGCGCTGGTGGTGGTGGCCTACGGCGTGTCGGAGACGGTGTTCGGGGAGTGGACGGTGATGGGCTCCACCATCATCTTCATCCACTCCTACTACAACGTGTGGCTGCGCGCCCAGCTGGGCTGGCAGAGCTTTCTGCTGCGCCGAGACGCCGTCAACAAGATCAAGAGCCTGCCCACTGCTTCCGACCTGCAGCTGGAGCAGTACAATGACATCTGTGCCATCTGCTACCAG GACATGAAGTCTGCCGTCATCACCCCCTGCAGTCACTTCTTCCATGCTGGCTGCCTCAAGAAGTGGCTCTATGTACAGGAGACCTGCCCCCTCTGCCACAAACAGCTGAAGAGCCAATCACAGCCCGCCAATGCCACCGCTGCACCCGCCCAGGACATTCTACCAGCCAATCCCAACCCAGCAGAGGCTGGGCAAGGAGAGCCAGTGGCCAGTGCGGCTGAAGGGAACAAACCAGTGATTCAGAACGGTGCTCCTGTTGAAGGGAGCCAAGCCAGCCCTTCTTCCTCCCCTGCTAACCCTGACCCAGATCCTGAGGGCCAGGCAGAGGAGAGGGCCCCATGCCcccagcagactgacacagtggACAGGGTGTATTTGGATGGCCAGGTGGCAGGTCCGTCACAGGGCTCAGGGGAGTCATATCTCAGGCATCGCCAGCCCCAGCAGTCTGCCGCCTCCCCTGAAGCAACATCATCCACAGCATGTGCAGCTGAACTCCAGTCACAACTCCAGTCAGAACTACAACAGTCTGCCAGCCCCTGCTGCCTCTGA